The Allorhodopirellula heiligendammensis genome includes a window with the following:
- a CDS encoding aminotransferase class V-fold PLP-dependent enzyme, with amino-acid sequence MTRIYLDHASTSWPKAPGVIEAMADYMRDWGANASRGNYTAARHAVSIRERVRRRLADRMGASASECVSFHSGCTAALNAAIHGLIPGIVGRDHHVITTAAEHNSVLRPLIRATAHAGAQLEIVACNDDGDLDVDALSDAMQDRTRMVALTDASNVTGIRYRVAEIGHRIAQINASRSPADRIILLCDAAQTFGYLPLNVATMGVHVLAAPAHKGSGGPLGIAMLYLHPDLHDRIEPTMQGGSGHDGLADEMPHAMPGRLEPGSMNIAALAGWDAALDRPPTAPDHWKILADNLHDRLLSIHGCRVVGARGELPIASIEFGELLSCAEAAAILDAEFAIEVRSGYHCAARLHDCLGTRDTGTLRISCGHGTTLEELDRLAEALSEIVDS; translated from the coding sequence TTGACGCGTATCTATCTTGATCATGCCTCGACAAGTTGGCCCAAAGCGCCGGGCGTCATCGAGGCCATGGCCGATTACATGCGTGACTGGGGCGCTAATGCTTCCCGCGGTAACTATACGGCCGCCCGGCATGCCGTCTCCATCCGCGAACGCGTACGTCGTCGACTCGCCGATCGCATGGGTGCGTCGGCTTCCGAGTGCGTGAGCTTCCATAGCGGCTGCACGGCGGCGCTCAACGCTGCGATCCATGGACTGATCCCAGGCATTGTCGGCCGAGATCATCATGTGATCACTACTGCAGCAGAGCATAACTCGGTCCTGCGACCACTCATCCGTGCCACCGCTCATGCTGGCGCTCAGCTAGAAATTGTGGCATGCAACGACGACGGCGACCTCGATGTCGACGCCCTCTCAGACGCCATGCAAGATCGCACACGAATGGTGGCGTTGACCGATGCGTCCAATGTGACCGGCATCCGATATCGCGTCGCGGAAATCGGCCACAGAATCGCTCAGATCAATGCTTCGCGATCACCTGCGGATCGGATCATTTTGCTGTGTGATGCGGCGCAAACATTTGGCTATCTTCCGCTCAACGTTGCCACCATGGGCGTGCACGTCTTGGCGGCGCCAGCCCACAAGGGCAGTGGCGGACCGCTCGGTATCGCAATGTTGTACCTGCATCCGGACTTACACGATCGCATCGAGCCTACCATGCAGGGCGGTAGCGGGCACGATGGACTCGCCGATGAAATGCCCCACGCCATGCCAGGGCGCCTCGAACCGGGCAGCATGAACATTGCCGCGTTGGCAGGTTGGGACGCGGCGCTCGATCGCCCCCCGACCGCGCCCGACCATTGGAAGATCCTCGCCGACAACCTACACGATCGCCTCCTATCAATCCATGGTTGCCGCGTCGTGGGCGCGCGGGGTGAGTTGCCGATCGCCAGCATTGAGTTTGGCGAATTGCTGTCCTGTGCGGAGGCTGCTGCAATCCTTGATGCCGAATTCGCAATCGAAGTTCGCTCCGGCTATCACTGTGCCGCACGCCTGCATGACTGTCTGGGCACACGAGACACCGGAACGCTCCGCATCAGCTGTGGACATGGCACCACGCTCGAGGAACTGGATCGGCTCGCTGAAGCCCTCTCGGAAATTGTGGATTCCTGA
- a CDS encoding DUF420 domain-containing protein: protein MWNALALYLPHLNAALNIVATVLLAMGLWNIKHGRAKKHKKLMLNAFFVSIAFLGFYLFHKLALFEATGQWNRPFPKDAPQAARITYFSILIPHILLAISVPFLAIRAIYLAKNGRIVAHKKWVRYAFPIWMYVSVTGVLVYLMLYQLYA from the coding sequence ATGTGGAACGCTCTCGCTCTTTATTTGCCGCATCTCAATGCGGCTCTCAACATTGTCGCTACTGTGCTGTTGGCGATGGGATTATGGAATATCAAACACGGCAGAGCAAAGAAACATAAGAAACTGATGCTCAACGCGTTCTTTGTCAGCATCGCGTTTCTGGGGTTTTACCTGTTCCACAAACTAGCCCTCTTTGAAGCGACCGGCCAGTGGAATCGGCCGTTTCCCAAAGACGCTCCCCAGGCCGCGAGAATCACCTATTTCTCGATTCTCATCCCGCACATTCTCTTGGCGATCTCGGTACCGTTCCTGGCGATTCGCGCGATTTACTTAGCCAAGAATGGGCGCATCGTGGCTCACAAAAAATGGGTGCGATACGCATTTCCGATTTGGATGTATGTCTCGGTCACCGGCGTGCTCGTGTACCTAATGCTCTATCAGCTCTACGCGTGA